One Spirochaetota bacterium genomic window carries:
- a CDS encoding transketolase C-terminal domain-containing protein codes for MAEGLTWNVYDANTMTQADIYGEVLCKLGETNERIVGLSADLARSTKIGVFAARYPDRFFNAGIAEQNMFGMAAGLALSGLTPFVSTMAAFTTMRAAEQVRTDICYQNLDVKIIATHGGISFGQAGTTHHCTEDIAIMRSMANMTVIVPADGIECANAVVACLERPGPVYIRIGRGFEQACYSSDDYGFTIGKAVEITAGSDITLICCGITVLQAKEAARLLHESDGLSVRVINMHTIKPLDTEVILKAIAETRRIITFEDHNVYGGLGSAVSEVIAESGRACAFSRVGIPDCYSIVGYPEDLYNFYGLDTDGIVKKVREVMKRDFEEEENWEDGF; via the coding sequence ATGGCTGAAGGCCTTACCTGGAACGTATACGACGCGAACACCATGACCCAGGCCGACATATACGGCGAGGTGCTGTGCAAACTGGGCGAAACGAACGAACGAATCGTCGGACTCTCGGCCGACCTGGCCAGGTCGACGAAGATCGGCGTGTTCGCGGCGAGGTATCCCGACCGCTTCTTCAACGCGGGGATCGCCGAACAGAACATGTTCGGCATGGCGGCGGGGCTCGCCCTGTCGGGCCTCACGCCCTTCGTCTCGACCATGGCCGCCTTCACCACCATGCGGGCGGCCGAGCAGGTGCGCACGGACATCTGCTACCAGAACCTGGACGTCAAGATCATCGCGACACACGGCGGCATCTCCTTCGGGCAGGCGGGCACCACGCACCACTGCACCGAGGACATCGCCATCATGCGCTCGATGGCGAACATGACGGTGATAGTCCCCGCCGACGGAATCGAGTGCGCGAACGCGGTCGTCGCCTGCCTCGAGCGGCCGGGCCCCGTATACATACGCATAGGCCGGGGCTTTGAACAGGCCTGCTACTCCTCAGACGACTACGGCTTCACGATCGGAAAGGCCGTAGAGATCACTGCCGGGAGCGACATCACCCTCATCTGCTGCGGTATAACGGTTCTTCAGGCGAAGGAGGCGGCGCGCCTGCTCCACGAGAGCGACGGCCTGAGCGTGCGGGTGATCAACATGCACACCATCAAGCCCCTCGACACGGAGGTCATCCTGAAAGCAATCGCCGAGACGCGGCGCATCATCACCTTCGAGGACCACAACGTGTACGGCGGCCTCGGAAGCGCCGTGTCCGAGGTGATCGCCGAGAGCGGCAGGGCCTGCGCCTTCAGCCGTGTGGGCATACCCGACTGCTACTCGATTGTCGGCTATCCCGAGGACCTCTACAATTTCTACGGGCTCGACACCGACGGTATCGTAAAAAAAGTGCGCGAGGTGATGAAGCGCGACTTCGAGGAGGAAGAAAACTGGGAGGACGGGTTCTGA
- a CDS encoding nucleotidyltransferase family protein, which produces MLRFLKENKPHIRDAYHVTRIGLFGSFARNTPTEKSDIDLIVEFEDNTPNLYDLKNKLRQYIMEHLGRDVDICREKYIKPYAREMILREAIYV; this is translated from the coding sequence ATCCTGCGTTTCTTAAAGGAAAACAAGCCCCATATACGTGATGCGTATCACGTTACACGCATCGGTTTGTTCGGATCGTTCGCGCGCAACACACCCACCGAAAAAAGCGACATAGACCTTATCGTCGAATTCGAGGACAATACGCCGAATCTTTACGATCTTAAAAACAAATTGCGGCAATATATCATGGAGCACCTCGGCAGGGATGTCGATATCTGTCGCGAAAAATATATCAAGCCCTACGCGCGCGAGATGATTTTGAGAGAGGCCATTTATGTCTGA
- a CDS encoding SpoIIE family protein phosphatase, whose product MRSARYDMWCGCVSVMFDPPPPAVVRAGGSVDFPYGGGMVMGVRSPLRTKAVSVPLHVGDRLFLYTDGLPETRNEKGAMMGFDGGLVEMFA is encoded by the coding sequence GTGCGAAGCGCAAGGTATGACATGTGGTGCGGTTGTGTTTCGGTGATGTTCGACCCCCCGCCGCCTGCCGTGGTACGCGCCGGGGGATCCGTCGATTTTCCGTACGGCGGTGGAATGGTGATGGGAGTTCGGTCGCCGCTGCGTACCAAGGCGGTCTCGGTGCCGCTCCATGTAGGCGACCGGTTGTTTCTTTATACCGACGGGCTTCCGGAGACGAGAAACGAAAAGGGCGCAATGATGGGATTCGATGGCGGGCTGGTGGAGATGTTCGC
- a CDS encoding VIT1/CCC1 transporter family protein has protein sequence MKSRTRKKITPAEMKDFLAMQRSEAEAVEIYSRLPGPKSEDPNAKVLARLAKEEERHYALLKGYTGTDVKAGRIAVYRILLAARILGPTFALKLLERGETRAVKQYSRYQKRFPDVAAIAKDEKKHEYRLIGLLREDKLNYMGSVVLGLNDALVELTGALVGFSFALSSTRLIGIIGLITGISAALSMAASEYLSTKAEGGDNSAVKASVYTGIAYILTVAVLVAPYLVLDNRYLSLGIMFVCALAIIAIFNYYYSVVKDESFRARFAEMALLSGGVSLVSFLIGVALKRYTGIDM, from the coding sequence ATGAAATCACGCACTCGAAAGAAGATAACGCCTGCCGAGATGAAGGATTTCCTGGCCATGCAGCGCTCCGAGGCCGAGGCGGTCGAAATTTATTCGCGGCTCCCGGGGCCGAAGTCCGAGGACCCCAACGCGAAGGTGCTGGCACGGCTCGCGAAGGAGGAGGAACGCCACTACGCACTGCTCAAAGGATACACCGGGACTGACGTGAAGGCCGGCCGTATCGCCGTGTACCGGATACTCCTCGCAGCGCGGATACTGGGTCCCACCTTTGCGCTCAAGCTCCTCGAGCGCGGCGAGACTCGCGCTGTTAAACAATACTCGCGATATCAGAAGAGGTTTCCCGACGTGGCGGCGATCGCCAAGGATGAGAAGAAGCACGAATACAGGCTCATCGGCCTGCTGCGCGAGGACAAACTGAACTACATGGGCTCGGTCGTGCTGGGGCTCAACGACGCGCTGGTCGAGCTCACCGGGGCGCTGGTGGGATTCAGCTTCGCGCTCTCGAGCACGCGGCTCATCGGTATCATCGGCCTCATCACCGGCATCTCGGCGGCGCTCTCCATGGCGGCTTCTGAGTACCTCTCCACGAAGGCCGAGGGCGGCGACAACAGCGCGGTGAAGGCCTCGGTCTACACTGGAATCGCCTATATCCTGACCGTGGCCGTGCTGGTCGCGCCCTACCTCGTGCTCGACAACCGCTATCTCTCGCTCGGCATCATGTTCGTCTGCGCGCTTGCCATCATCGCGATCTTCAATTACTACTACTCCGTGGTGAAAGACGAATCCTTCCGCGCGCGCTTCGCCGAGATGGCGCTCCTCTCCGGCGGGGTGTCGCTGGTGAGCTTTCTCATCGGCGTCGCGCTCAAGCGCTATACGGGGATCGACATGTAG
- a CDS encoding transketolase, which translates to MPLTEKEIKELSQHARQLRKDILDVTFWAGGAHVGGSLSMVEMLVLLYYKYLNIDPKNPSMADRDRFVLSKGHAGAGLAPLLARRGYFDFELIKSFNKFKSPFGMHLDKHKVTGLDASTGSLGHGLPMAVGLALGARRQSMAWRTWCLLGDGECNEGSVWEAAMAAAHYRVTNLVTLIDRNRFMVDGGTEQVMALEPFADKWRSFGFAVKEANGHSFAELSAAFDAAIAEASAPTVIIAHTVKGKGVDFMENDVRWHYGGLDSDMLEKAKRRIDA; encoded by the coding sequence ATGCCCCTCACCGAGAAAGAGATAAAGGAACTTTCACAGCACGCCAGGCAGCTCCGCAAGGACATCCTCGACGTGACCTTCTGGGCCGGCGGCGCGCACGTCGGCGGATCGCTCAGCATGGTCGAGATGCTGGTACTGCTCTATTACAAATACCTGAACATCGATCCGAAAAATCCATCCATGGCGGACCGTGACCGCTTCGTGCTCAGCAAGGGGCATGCCGGGGCCGGACTCGCGCCGCTTTTGGCGCGCAGGGGCTATTTCGATTTCGAGCTCATCAAGAGCTTCAACAAGTTCAAGTCGCCCTTCGGCATGCACCTCGACAAGCACAAGGTGACCGGGCTCGACGCCTCCACGGGCTCGCTGGGGCACGGACTGCCCATGGCAGTGGGCCTCGCTCTCGGCGCGCGCCGGCAGTCCATGGCCTGGCGCACCTGGTGCCTGCTGGGCGACGGCGAGTGCAACGAGGGCTCCGTGTGGGAGGCCGCGATGGCCGCGGCGCACTACAGGGTGACGAACCTGGTGACCCTAATCGACCGCAACCGCTTCATGGTGGACGGCGGAACCGAACAGGTCATGGCTCTGGAGCCATTCGCCGACAAGTGGCGATCGTTCGGTTTCGCCGTCAAAGAGGCGAACGGGCATTCATTTGCGGAGCTCTCCGCGGCCTTCGACGCGGCGATCGCGGAAGCTTCGGCGCCCACGGTCATCATCGCCCACACGGTCAAGGGGAAGGGGGTGGACTTCATGGAGAACGACGTCCGCTGGCACTACGGCGGGCTGGACTCGGACATGCTGGAGAAGGCGAAACGGCGCATCGACGCCTGA
- a CDS encoding nucleotidyltransferase domain-containing protein produces the protein MGARRARSPWSLLIDKRARAKQCIGITNKIHIKQKLKRNSSVLKKYHASRIGLSGSTVRDAHNDGSDVDLVADFSEAIFFEYVHLSDDLPAS, from the coding sequence ATGGGGGCCAGGCGTGCCCGGTCCCCATGGAGTTTATTAATTGACAAGCGGGCCCGAGCGAAGCAATGTATTGGCATCACGAACAAAATCCACATCAAACAGAAACTTAAACGGAACTCATCCGTTCTGAAAAAATACCACGCCAGCCGCATTGGCCTGTCCGGCTCCACCGTACGGGACGCGCACAACGACGGCAGCGACGTCGACCTGGTGGCCGACTTTTCAGAGGCCATTTTTTTCGAGTATGTCCACCTCTCGGACGACCTCCCGGCATCCTGA
- a CDS encoding alcohol dehydrogenase catalytic domain-containing protein yields the protein MKTIYFEVSVPKILLTKLLAPLFSGVYFSPLSPVRYAELPDRPLPGDNWVRVKNRLAGICGVDMALFFVHAHPKITLAALPGVPRAFMGHELVGKVVETGRGVKDLKPGQRVVLQKYLPCCSIKEIHPSCPHCREGNYALCENFSEGPALPADTGAGFGDHFLAHRSQLIRVPDSISDGAAVMLEPASVSLHAVLKSPPARGDRVLVIGAGVIGQNVIQFARVFQPNCSIHVLEKVPFKKELALSMGADLVLEGDPYEAVARNTGGHLYRAPLGNSTIVGGYDRVYDCVGYSTTIHDGLRWLKAGGDYVLIGNSLAPVGFDLTPVWQQELRMIGVNAHGSETIGGKKMSSFEAVMDLYARKKIRLEEFITHRFPIKEYKRAFRTIRGGREKILKAVFMMD from the coding sequence ATGAAAACCATCTACTTCGAAGTCAGCGTCCCGAAGATTCTTCTCACCAAGCTCCTGGCGCCGCTGTTTTCCGGGGTGTATTTCTCACCGCTTTCGCCCGTCCGCTACGCCGAACTGCCCGACCGGCCTCTTCCCGGCGACAACTGGGTGCGCGTGAAGAACAGGCTTGCCGGAATCTGCGGCGTGGACATGGCTCTGTTTTTCGTCCACGCCCATCCGAAGATCACCCTCGCCGCCCTGCCCGGCGTGCCGCGCGCCTTCATGGGGCACGAGCTGGTGGGCAAGGTCGTCGAGACCGGCCGCGGTGTGAAAGACCTTAAGCCCGGCCAGCGCGTCGTATTGCAGAAATATCTTCCCTGCTGTTCGATTAAAGAGATACATCCCTCCTGCCCGCACTGCCGCGAGGGGAACTATGCGCTCTGCGAGAATTTTTCGGAGGGCCCTGCTCTGCCGGCCGACACCGGCGCCGGCTTCGGCGACCACTTCCTCGCGCACCGCTCGCAGCTCATCCGCGTGCCCGATTCCATCTCCGACGGCGCGGCGGTCATGCTCGAGCCGGCGTCGGTGTCGCTGCATGCCGTACTCAAAAGCCCTCCCGCGCGCGGGGACAGGGTGCTGGTTATCGGCGCGGGGGTGATCGGGCAGAACGTCATCCAGTTCGCCCGCGTCTTCCAGCCGAACTGCTCCATCCACGTGCTCGAGAAAGTGCCGTTCAAGAAGGAGCTCGCGCTCTCCATGGGCGCGGACCTCGTCCTCGAGGGCGACCCCTACGAGGCCGTCGCGCGCAATACCGGCGGGCACCTCTACCGCGCCCCGCTGGGGAACAGCACCATCGTCGGCGGCTACGACCGCGTGTACGACTGCGTTGGTTATTCCACGACGATACACGACGGCCTGCGCTGGCTCAAGGCCGGCGGCGACTACGTGCTCATCGGCAACAGCCTGGCCCCGGTCGGCTTCGACCTGACCCCGGTCTGGCAGCAGGAGCTTCGCATGATCGGCGTGAATGCGCACGGAAGCGAGACCATCGGCGGAAAAAAGATGAGCTCGTTCGAGGCGGTGATGGATCTGTATGCGCGTAAAAAGATACGGCTGGAGGAGTTCATCACGCATCGCTTCCCCATTAAAGAGTACAAACGGGCATTCAGGACGATCCGCGGCGGCAGGGAGAAGATTTTAAAAGCTGTTTTCATGATGGACTGA
- a CDS encoding DUF2804 domain-containing protein encodes MAQHEVTKPVELLNEKGHIIEEGWARQLHWKYDRDKIKAPWFRKKEWDYYYVLSHEGEYGIGVTMSDLGYAGLFAIAWIDLKKRTSTQVDTMSILPMGRTGLSPTSDKGDVSFRDKKLAISYRLKGNERIITLECPGFETPDGKRGLSGEIALTRDPEMDTMCIATSWRENRKAFYLNQKINCMPAKGAITIGKTKYKFDPKDSFGGLDWGRGNWTYKNRWYWGSASGLLKNQPFGWNIGYGFSDRSPASENLIFYKNRAHKLAEVTFHIDTTNYLAPWKFTSGDGRFEMDFEPVVDRASAVNMGIIKSVQHQVFGYFTGTVVLDDGKTLKVDRFLGFAEDVLNWY; translated from the coding sequence ATGGCACAGCACGAAGTGACGAAACCCGTCGAGCTCCTCAACGAGAAGGGGCATATCATCGAGGAGGGCTGGGCGCGCCAGCTCCACTGGAAGTACGACCGCGACAAAATCAAGGCGCCCTGGTTCCGAAAGAAGGAATGGGACTACTACTACGTGCTCTCGCACGAAGGGGAATACGGCATAGGCGTGACGATGTCCGACCTGGGCTACGCGGGCCTGTTCGCCATCGCCTGGATCGATCTTAAAAAGCGCACCAGCACCCAGGTGGACACCATGAGCATTCTTCCCATGGGGAGGACGGGCCTTTCGCCCACCTCGGACAAAGGCGACGTGAGCTTTCGCGACAAAAAGCTCGCGATATCGTACCGCCTGAAGGGGAACGAGCGCATCATCACGCTCGAATGCCCGGGTTTCGAGACTCCCGACGGCAAGCGCGGTCTTTCGGGCGAGATCGCGCTCACGCGCGACCCTGAAATGGACACCATGTGCATCGCCACATCGTGGAGGGAGAACCGAAAGGCTTTTTATCTCAACCAGAAGATCAACTGTATGCCCGCAAAGGGAGCGATCACCATCGGCAAAACGAAATACAAGTTCGATCCGAAAGACTCCTTCGGCGGCCTGGACTGGGGGCGCGGCAACTGGACCTATAAAAACCGCTGGTACTGGGGCTCGGCCTCGGGCCTTCTAAAAAATCAGCCCTTCGGATGGAATATAGGCTATGGCTTCAGCGACCGTTCGCCCGCCTCCGAGAACCTGATCTTCTACAAGAACAGGGCGCACAAACTGGCCGAGGTGACCTTCCACATCGACACCACGAACTACCTGGCCCCGTGGAAGTTTACCTCCGGCGACGGACGCTTCGAAATGGACTTCGAGCCCGTGGTGGATCGCGCCAGCGCCGTCAACATGGGCATCATCAAGTCGGTCCAGCACCAGGTTTTCGGCTACTTTACGGGCACGGTGGTGCTCGACGACGGCAAGACGCTGAAGGTCGACCGCTTTCTGGGATTTGCCGAGGACGTGCTGAACTGGTATTAG
- a CDS encoding lysoplasmalogenase family protein produces the protein MRAHLIPVPFALIGIAVYWQARWTNDIATVMVVQPLITILCIATALLSLRRAGVNRRLTAFVTAGLAIALLGDFLNIDMTDPFVVMRGLVIAVIAYMTYAVGFTIISGFQRQDLYVGAAALVVYGALMSYLKPFLGDMLIPALIYGLVLPFVVTRAASTLFGTALGRAQAALLTIGTLMLYLGDIEFALHSYAKIMPMIFGPILYSGGQLVISLAPSYPKASPKA, from the coding sequence ATGAGAGCGCATCTCATTCCCGTTCCGTTCGCGCTGATCGGTATCGCCGTGTACTGGCAGGCGCGCTGGACCAACGACATCGCGACCGTCATGGTCGTTCAGCCGCTCATCACGATCCTCTGCATCGCGACGGCCCTTCTCTCTCTTCGCCGCGCGGGCGTCAACCGCCGCCTGACGGCCTTCGTGACCGCCGGGCTCGCCATCGCGCTTTTGGGCGATTTCCTGAACATCGACATGACCGATCCCTTCGTGGTGATGCGCGGGCTCGTCATCGCCGTCATCGCCTACATGACCTACGCGGTCGGCTTCACGATCATCAGCGGCTTCCAGAGGCAAGACCTCTACGTGGGGGCCGCGGCGCTCGTTGTCTACGGCGCGCTCATGTCGTACCTCAAACCATTCCTGGGGGACATGCTCATTCCCGCTCTCATCTACGGGCTGGTGCTTCCCTTCGTCGTGACGCGCGCGGCGTCGACGCTCTTCGGGACGGCGCTCGGACGCGCGCAGGCGGCGCTTCTGACGATCGGCACGCTCATGCTCTATCTCGGCGACATCGAGTTCGCCCTGCACAGCTACGCGAAGATCATGCCCATGATCTTCGGGCCCATCCTCTACTCGGGCGGTCAGCTCGTCATCTCGCTCGCGCCGTCGTATCCGAAAGCGAGCCCGAAAGCCTGA
- a CDS encoding MarR family winged helix-turn-helix transcriptional regulator gives MEKKTKRLNIPRGEFDETLYQAMIAVYQFDRLKVLLFGLTYQDSYLLYFLKKNKSARIGEIADELSIHISTASRAVDKLEHRKLVARAKDEKDRRNVLVSLAPAGEMLMQASDDHSYYTLLKGLDQFSNEEIMVIYKAAGNLGRLLGVRPGSRQ, from the coding sequence ATGGAAAAAAAGACCAAACGCCTGAATATACCCCGCGGGGAGTTCGACGAAACGCTCTACCAGGCGATGATAGCGGTGTACCAGTTCGACCGCCTGAAGGTGCTCCTCTTCGGGCTAACCTACCAGGATTCGTACCTGTTGTATTTCCTCAAGAAAAACAAATCCGCAAGGATCGGCGAGATCGCCGACGAACTTTCCATCCACATCAGCACCGCCAGCCGCGCCGTCGACAAGCTCGAGCACCGCAAACTGGTTGCGCGCGCCAAGGACGAAAAGGACCGGCGGAACGTCCTGGTGTCGCTCGCCCCGGCCGGAGAGATGCTCATGCAGGCCTCCGACGACCATTCGTACTATACCCTGCTCAAGGGCCTCGACCAGTTCTCGAACGAGGAGATTATGGTAATCTACAAGGCGGCCGGAAACCTGGGCCGCCTCCTCGGGGTGCGCCCCGGCTCCCGCCAGTAG
- a CDS encoding NAD-dependent epimerase/dehydratase family protein: MAGSKKILGITGAFGYIGKRLLKRLERDTSFERVVCMDIAPPPFGLPDRFEYHRCDIRDGATLAGIIDSTGVGTMIHLAFIAYPTRDSGFEYDVDVRGTANVLESCAKAGVKRLVVASSDCAYGFFEGTPDYLPETAPIRSTPGFPYSENKATIEGMIADFAASHRSCAVAVLRPCIVMGPTCKSTTAQSMRQPVIIGVRGYDPIMQFVHEDDTAEAFYLAAVKDVRGAFNLAADEGIRYSELARYLGKKYLALPPKLIYSLVEILFRLRLVPFGKSQIDYIRYPLSMDTKKIRKELGFKPRFTTRETLRSFMEAG; this comes from the coding sequence ATGGCCGGATCGAAAAAAATACTCGGAATCACCGGCGCGTTCGGCTATATCGGCAAGCGCCTGCTCAAACGCCTGGAACGGGACACCTCATTCGAGCGCGTCGTCTGTATGGATATCGCCCCTCCCCCGTTCGGACTTCCCGATCGCTTCGAGTACCACCGCTGCGATATACGCGACGGCGCAACGCTTGCCGGCATCATCGACAGCACCGGCGTCGGTACGATGATCCACCTGGCCTTCATCGCTTATCCCACGCGTGACAGCGGTTTCGAGTACGATGTCGACGTGCGCGGCACGGCGAACGTGCTCGAGTCCTGCGCGAAGGCAGGCGTGAAGCGGCTCGTGGTGGCGAGCTCGGACTGCGCCTACGGATTTTTCGAGGGCACGCCCGATTATCTCCCCGAAACGGCGCCCATCCGCTCCACGCCGGGCTTCCCGTACTCGGAGAACAAGGCGACGATCGAGGGGATGATCGCGGACTTCGCCGCGTCGCACCGTTCCTGCGCCGTCGCGGTGCTGCGGCCCTGCATCGTAATGGGCCCCACCTGCAAAAGCACCACGGCGCAGTCCATGCGACAGCCGGTCATCATCGGCGTGCGCGGCTACGACCCCATCATGCAGTTCGTCCACGAGGACGACACCGCCGAGGCCTTTTATCTCGCCGCGGTGAAGGACGTTCGCGGGGCGTTCAACCTCGCTGCCGACGAAGGCATCCGCTATTCGGAGCTCGCGCGCTATCTCGGAAAGAAATACCTCGCACTGCCTCCGAAGCTTATCTACTCGCTGGTCGAAATCCTCTTTCGCCTGCGCCTGGTGCCCTTCGGCAAGTCGCAGATCGACTACATTCGGTATCCGCTTTCCATGGACACAAAAAAGATACGAAAGGAGCTGGGATTCAAGCCGCGCTTCACGACGAGGGAGACGCTGAGGTCGTTTATGGAGGCGGGGTGA